One genomic window of Corynebacterium massiliense DSM 45435 includes the following:
- a CDS encoding DUF262 domain-containing protein, which yields MGFSTPSYGLADLIARIDRGDIQIPDFQRAYQWDEDRIRALLVTVLRGYPMGSLLALDTRNEPMRFRPRPLAGAPDTGRDPGLLLLDGQQRLTSLYLALRGGDTAAEADTAAGAHTGIPGHVPTRDFRGKAVTRRYFVDVAKAVEEDILPDESVFATDESGRVTSHFGPVLDEPLDTPEAARRAGCIPVAALLSEAGAAHLFAMAGEEDSAVLAAFNNRVLRTVAAYATPMIRLGRETMNAGVGTIFAQANSLGLQMDVVDLLTAVFASEDPDFHLAEDWRGIAKHLHAYPALRGIDRHSFLSAVALYVTANKGNPNPGGQREDIVQLTLVEYRDAAAVLRVTFREVGEFLAQRHIIAAEQVPYPKQIVPLAVILARLAQMPGALSTQASWDKINQWFWCGVFGELYGSSSVSLRAARDVREVVDWVAGNAETVPQTVRDAQFAESRLLSAREDSAIFRAIFALLMARGAQDWRTAKGFDKETVDQLQPGFHRIFPAAWCARHRVDEVLAGSVLNRTPMGKRTEVVTDGYGPDRYLARVQAKSLMDDSEFDAVLASHNLDAQLVHKARFAEFLADRRRRFVGMVEHAMGKEVYRDVDEENYAAGVEGPEAFSR from the coding sequence ATGGGCTTTTCCACGCCGAGCTATGGCCTAGCAGACCTCATCGCCCGGATTGACCGCGGCGATATCCAGATCCCCGATTTCCAGCGCGCCTACCAGTGGGACGAAGACCGCATCCGCGCGCTCTTGGTCACCGTGCTGCGCGGCTATCCCATGGGCAGCCTGCTCGCATTGGATACCCGGAACGAGCCGATGCGGTTTCGCCCGCGCCCGCTTGCCGGCGCCCCGGACACGGGCCGGGATCCAGGGCTGTTGCTTCTCGATGGCCAACAGCGCCTCACCTCCCTCTACCTTGCCCTGCGGGGCGGGGACACGGCCGCCGAGGCGGATACCGCTGCGGGCGCCCACACGGGTATTCCCGGTCACGTACCCACCCGCGACTTCCGCGGCAAGGCCGTCACCCGCCGGTATTTTGTGGACGTGGCGAAAGCCGTGGAGGAAGATATCCTCCCGGACGAGTCCGTCTTCGCCACCGACGAGTCAGGCCGGGTCACTTCCCATTTCGGCCCCGTCCTCGACGAGCCGCTGGACACACCCGAGGCCGCGCGCCGCGCGGGCTGCATCCCGGTGGCGGCGCTTCTTTCTGAAGCCGGCGCCGCGCACCTCTTCGCCATGGCGGGCGAGGAAGATAGCGCGGTGCTCGCGGCGTTCAACAACCGGGTGTTGCGCACTGTCGCCGCCTACGCCACCCCGATGATCCGGCTCGGCCGGGAGACGATGAACGCCGGGGTGGGCACCATCTTCGCTCAGGCGAATTCGCTCGGCCTGCAGATGGACGTCGTCGATCTGCTCACCGCCGTCTTCGCCAGCGAAGATCCCGATTTCCACCTGGCGGAGGACTGGCGGGGCATCGCCAAGCACCTGCACGCGTACCCGGCCCTGCGGGGCATCGACAGGCACAGCTTCCTGTCCGCGGTGGCCCTGTATGTCACGGCCAACAAGGGAAACCCGAACCCGGGCGGGCAGCGCGAGGACATCGTCCAGCTGACCCTGGTGGAATACCGCGACGCCGCGGCGGTGCTGCGGGTGACCTTCCGGGAGGTGGGGGAGTTCCTCGCCCAACGCCACATCATTGCCGCCGAGCAGGTCCCGTACCCCAAGCAGATCGTGCCCCTGGCGGTCATCCTGGCACGCCTGGCCCAGATGCCGGGGGCGCTGTCCACGCAGGCTAGCTGGGACAAGATCAATCAATGGTTCTGGTGCGGCGTATTCGGCGAACTCTACGGCTCGTCGTCGGTGAGCCTGCGGGCGGCCCGGGACGTGCGGGAGGTCGTCGACTGGGTGGCAGGAAACGCGGAAACCGTGCCGCAGACCGTCCGCGACGCGCAGTTCGCCGAGTCGCGGCTGCTCTCCGCCCGCGAGGACTCCGCCATCTTCCGCGCTATCTTCGCCCTTCTGATGGCGCGCGGCGCGCAGGACTGGCGCACCGCCAAGGGCTTCGACAAAGAGACCGTGGACCAGCTGCAGCCCGGGTTCCACCGCATCTTCCCGGCCGCGTGGTGCGCGCGCCACCGTGTGGACGAGGTTCTGGCGGGCTCGGTGCTCAACCGCACGCCCATGGGCAAGCGCACCGAGGTGGTCACAGACGGGTACGGCCCCGACCGCTACCTGGCGCGGGTGCAGGCGAAGTCGCTCATGGATGACTCCGAGTTTGACGCCGTCCTTGCCTCCCATAACTTGGACGCGCAGCTGGTGCATAAGGCCCGGTTCGCGGAATTTCTCGCCGACCGGCGCCGGCGGTTTGTGGGCATGGTGGAGCATGCGATGGGCAAGGAAGTCTATCGTGATGTTGATGAAGAAAACTATGCTGCCGGTGTGGAAGGGCCTGAGGCTTTCTCGCGCTAG
- a CDS encoding glycosyltransferase family 87 protein → MTSSIAKRQSSLSALGWLVTAVGMLAGIARIVAHTRITDFPVDMTIYREGVQAFLDGRPVYSEPMLAGDIALPFIYPPFGALAMVPLASRGISHDTAGNIMIVLSDLLLVACLYFCFRAVLAPRHRRLLLPITSVTWAVALFFEPIDLNNSFAQINVVIMALVVFDLVPRKRWLPQGWLIGLAAAIKITPLAMLLYPLLKKDVRTILTAAASAIIATAVAAAVRWDAFVEFFTVKLLAMGTGDDFGVGTDYQSNSSIKGVVQRLYPSLESATDHATLTSVVWLALTLITIAAGAWAMRLFMRRDLNVEAWLIGSLVMLLISPVSWSHHWVWLALVVPVFAYRAWIYRHSTWVSGALLATLATWTVLMVTVPPKWWFGDQIDVYGMPLEFKLVVDDYVWFALLTAVLFVIVVRRRLPMPTPTPPTPKTRESRAAATDRAASSSKELQA, encoded by the coding sequence ATGACGTCATCCATCGCCAAGCGCCAAAGCTCCCTTTCCGCCCTCGGCTGGCTAGTCACCGCGGTCGGAATGCTCGCGGGCATCGCCCGCATCGTCGCGCACACGCGGATCACGGATTTCCCCGTTGATATGACGATTTACCGCGAGGGCGTCCAGGCGTTCCTCGACGGCCGCCCGGTCTATTCTGAGCCGATGCTGGCCGGCGACATCGCCCTGCCGTTTATCTACCCGCCCTTCGGCGCCTTGGCGATGGTGCCGCTGGCCAGCCGGGGCATTAGCCACGACACGGCGGGCAACATCATGATCGTCTTGTCTGATCTCCTCCTGGTCGCCTGCCTGTACTTCTGCTTCCGCGCCGTGCTGGCGCCCAGGCATCGCCGCCTCTTGCTGCCGATTACTTCGGTCACGTGGGCGGTCGCTCTCTTCTTCGAGCCGATCGATCTCAACAACAGTTTCGCGCAGATCAACGTCGTCATCATGGCGCTGGTGGTCTTCGACCTGGTGCCGCGCAAGCGCTGGCTGCCACAGGGATGGCTCATCGGCCTAGCCGCGGCCATCAAGATCACACCGCTGGCCATGCTGCTCTACCCGCTGCTGAAGAAGGACGTCCGGACGATTCTCACCGCGGCGGCCTCCGCGATCATTGCCACGGCGGTAGCTGCCGCGGTGCGCTGGGACGCCTTCGTGGAGTTCTTCACGGTCAAGCTGCTGGCCATGGGCACGGGCGACGACTTCGGCGTGGGAACCGACTACCAGTCCAACAGCTCTATCAAGGGCGTCGTGCAGCGCCTCTACCCGTCCCTGGAAAGCGCCACGGATCACGCCACGCTGACGTCTGTCGTGTGGCTCGCGCTGACGCTTATCACCATCGCCGCCGGGGCGTGGGCAATGCGCCTGTTCATGCGCCGCGACCTGAATGTCGAGGCCTGGCTCATCGGCAGCCTGGTCATGTTGCTTATTTCCCCAGTCTCCTGGTCGCACCACTGGGTGTGGCTCGCGCTGGTGGTCCCCGTGTTTGCCTACCGGGCGTGGATTTACCGCCACTCCACCTGGGTGTCAGGTGCGCTCCTCGCCACCCTGGCCACCTGGACAGTTCTCATGGTGACGGTGCCGCCAAAGTGGTGGTTCGGTGACCAGATCGATGTCTACGGAATGCCGCTAGAGTTCAAACTGGTCGTCGACGATTACGTCTGGTTCGCCCTGCTGACCGCCGTCTTATTCGTGATTGTGGTGCGCCGCCGCTTGCCGATGCCCACACCCACTCCACCCACCCCTAAAACGCGCGAAAGCCGCGCGGCAGCAACGGACCGCGCGGCTAGTAGCTCGAAAGAGCTGCAGGCTTAG
- a CDS encoding 3-isopropylmalate dehydrogenase has protein sequence MKLAVIGGDGIGPEVTEQAIKVLRAVRDDVDLTHFDLGAERYLRTGDILSDAEREKLAQHDAILLGAVGAPGKVPPGVLERGLLLELRFQFDHHVNLRPAVLHRGADSPLKAPGAVDFVVVREGTEGLYCGNGGSLRRGTGHEVASEVSQNTRFGVERVVRDAFTRAQARRGELTWVHKTNVLTHAGSLWERTVAEVGEEFPDVTVDYLHIDAATMRLVEEPARFDVIVTDNLFGDILTDLAASVTGGIGLAASANIDTSRTYPSMFEPVHGSAPDIAGTGSADPRAAILSVALLLDHVGDAASARAVRAAVAQDVEGQRGAPAADTTVAIGDRIAERAAAGVRDSTEK, from the coding sequence ATGAAACTGGCGGTGATTGGTGGGGACGGCATTGGCCCCGAGGTGACCGAGCAGGCCATCAAGGTGCTTCGCGCGGTGCGTGACGATGTCGACCTCACCCACTTCGACCTGGGCGCCGAGCGCTACCTGCGCACGGGCGACATCCTGTCCGACGCGGAACGGGAGAAGCTGGCCCAGCACGATGCGATCCTGCTCGGCGCCGTGGGCGCGCCCGGCAAGGTCCCGCCCGGGGTTCTAGAGCGCGGTCTGCTACTGGAGCTGCGTTTCCAGTTCGACCACCACGTCAACCTGCGCCCGGCGGTCCTGCACCGCGGGGCGGACTCGCCGTTGAAGGCGCCGGGGGCGGTCGATTTCGTCGTCGTGCGCGAAGGCACCGAGGGGCTTTACTGCGGCAATGGCGGGAGCCTGCGGCGCGGAACCGGGCACGAGGTGGCAAGCGAGGTCTCCCAGAACACCCGGTTCGGCGTGGAGCGCGTCGTCCGCGACGCCTTCACCCGCGCCCAGGCGCGGCGCGGTGAGCTCACCTGGGTGCACAAGACGAATGTGTTGACCCACGCGGGCTCGCTGTGGGAGCGCACCGTCGCGGAAGTGGGGGAGGAGTTCCCCGACGTCACCGTGGACTACTTACACATCGACGCGGCGACCATGAGGTTGGTCGAGGAACCGGCGCGTTTCGATGTCATCGTCACCGACAATCTTTTCGGCGACATCCTCACCGATCTCGCGGCGTCTGTCACCGGCGGGATCGGGCTGGCTGCCTCGGCGAATATCGATACCTCGCGCACCTATCCCTCCATGTTTGAACCGGTGCACGGCTCCGCGCCGGACATCGCGGGCACAGGCAGTGCCGACCCCCGCGCCGCCATCCTGTCGGTGGCGCTGCTGCTCGATCATGTCGGGGACGCGGCATCGGCACGCGCCGTCCGCGCTGCCGTGGCGCAGGACGTCGAGGGCCAACGTGGGGCGCCTGCCGCGGATACGACCGTGGCAATCGGCGACCGCATCGCCGAGCGCGCAGCGGCCGGTGTCCGGGACTCTACGGAGAAATAA
- a CDS encoding DoxX family protein — MTKSNKPDNARDVDADFDIPTYDPKKDGAKAGRDLTSRGTASRGTASRVSRVSQDVDAEQPETEVLSASRPTERTAETAAARTAPSSDEERAQQAEEPVKPKRSSVFDRAGRAEPQTIAPRGTTAGEPEYRESESRGAEYRGTEDVTDDVDVDADTRTTAFPRPAVQRDSEPEETVALNRDVDADAEYDYADQPHTELIGAGTAGAATEMSPEATSGVAAADSDDALRVDEDALDDDRTRDGRRGTIDFGLLLARLALGLFLICSGAAAFFNLGNSGGLTELESEFAAYPHANIWAIAIPALELFAGVFLVLGLVFPFAAMVAVAVTGFSALHAISTGGVGFDVFSWTADIWLPVVLFALSLAVQFTGPGVASLDFGRSWARRPLASSWVFAILGIAAAAGAAFFAGIF; from the coding sequence ATGACGAAAAGCAACAAGCCCGATAACGCCCGCGATGTGGACGCGGACTTTGACATCCCGACCTACGACCCGAAGAAGGATGGCGCCAAGGCTGGCCGCGACCTGACCAGCCGCGGCACTGCCAGCCGGGGCACTGCCAGTCGCGTGAGCCGGGTCAGCCAAGACGTCGACGCAGAGCAGCCGGAAACCGAGGTGCTGTCTGCGTCGCGGCCGACCGAGCGCACCGCGGAGACGGCCGCCGCGCGCACGGCGCCGTCCAGCGACGAGGAGCGTGCGCAGCAGGCCGAAGAGCCGGTCAAGCCGAAGCGTTCGTCCGTCTTCGATCGCGCTGGCCGTGCGGAACCGCAGACCATCGCGCCCCGCGGCACTACCGCCGGCGAGCCCGAGTACCGCGAGTCCGAATCCCGTGGGGCAGAATACCGCGGTACGGAAGACGTGACTGACGATGTCGACGTCGACGCCGACACCCGCACCACCGCGTTCCCGCGCCCGGCCGTGCAGCGTGACAGCGAGCCGGAGGAGACGGTGGCGCTCAACCGGGACGTCGACGCCGATGCCGAGTACGACTACGCGGACCAACCGCACACCGAACTTATCGGGGCGGGGACTGCGGGTGCAGCCACCGAAATGAGCCCCGAGGCAACCTCTGGGGTGGCCGCCGCGGACTCGGACGACGCCCTGCGTGTCGATGAAGACGCGCTTGACGATGATCGCACCCGCGATGGTCGCCGCGGCACCATCGACTTCGGTCTGTTGCTCGCCCGCCTGGCGCTGGGGCTTTTCCTCATCTGCTCCGGCGCGGCCGCCTTCTTCAACTTGGGCAACAGCGGTGGACTGACGGAACTCGAATCGGAGTTCGCGGCCTACCCCCACGCGAATATCTGGGCCATCGCCATCCCAGCACTGGAGCTGTTTGCCGGCGTGTTCTTGGTCCTCGGCCTGGTGTTCCCGTTCGCGGCCATGGTGGCCGTGGCGGTGACCGGGTTTAGCGCCCTGCACGCTATTTCCACCGGCGGCGTCGGCTTCGACGTCTTTTCCTGGACCGCGGACATCTGGCTGCCGGTTGTGCTTTTCGCACTGTCGCTGGCAGTGCAGTTCACCGGCCCGGGCGTCGCCTCGCTTGACTTCGGGCGGTCGTGGGCGCGGCGCCCGCTGGCGTCGTCCTGGGTCTTCGCCATCCTCGGCATCGCCGCGGCGGCAGGCGCCGCATTCTTCGCCGGGATCTTCTAA
- a CDS encoding hydroxyacid dehydrogenase, protein MVDNFSGPALSSAPGARPHPAIVMADEVADSAADQLQQEMGAEIRRVAGADRAGVLRALMEADPVALLVRSATAVDAELLRAAPQLRVVGRAGVGVDNINIPACTARGVAVVNTPLANSHSAAEHTIGLLLAVARNLAVADSSLRAGQWRRSELTGVEIYSKTVGIIGFGTIGRLVARRLQAFDARVIANDPYIDPDSAARAGVELVSKEELMRSADVVALHVPKTPETTGMVDARLIALAKPGQILINAARGGLIDDAALANSIRSSDGPHRGAGIDVWDNEPDVHSPLLELPQVVATPHLGAATFEAQERVGREVAGYIAAVLRGERVPTAVNAADLYR, encoded by the coding sequence GTGGTAGATAATTTTTCGGGGCCCGCCCTGTCTTCGGCCCCAGGCGCGCGCCCACACCCAGCCATTGTGATGGCCGACGAGGTTGCGGACTCGGCGGCCGACCAGCTGCAGCAGGAAATGGGCGCCGAGATCCGGCGCGTGGCCGGCGCGGACCGCGCGGGCGTCCTGCGGGCGCTGATGGAGGCCGACCCGGTCGCACTGCTGGTCCGCTCCGCCACGGCCGTGGACGCCGAGCTGCTTCGCGCCGCACCGCAGCTGCGGGTCGTCGGCCGCGCCGGCGTCGGGGTAGACAACATCAACATCCCCGCCTGCACCGCTCGCGGTGTCGCCGTGGTCAACACCCCGCTGGCCAACAGCCATTCCGCCGCCGAGCACACCATCGGCCTGTTGCTGGCGGTGGCGCGCAACCTCGCGGTGGCGGATAGCTCCCTGCGCGCGGGACAATGGCGGCGCAGCGAGTTGACCGGGGTGGAAATTTACTCCAAGACGGTGGGCATCATCGGCTTCGGCACCATTGGCCGGCTGGTCGCGCGGCGGCTGCAGGCCTTCGACGCCCGGGTCATCGCCAACGATCCGTACATCGATCCGGATAGTGCCGCCCGGGCCGGCGTGGAGTTGGTGAGCAAGGAGGAACTCATGCGTTCCGCGGACGTGGTCGCCCTCCACGTGCCCAAGACGCCGGAGACCACCGGCATGGTGGACGCCCGGCTCATCGCGCTGGCCAAGCCGGGCCAGATCCTCATCAACGCCGCCCGCGGTGGGCTCATCGATGATGCCGCGCTCGCCAACTCCATCCGTTCGTCCGACGGCCCGCACCGCGGGGCGGGGATTGACGTGTGGGACAACGAGCCCGACGTCCACTCGCCGCTGCTCGAGTTGCCGCAGGTGGTGGCCACCCCGCACCTTGGTGCCGCCACCTTTGAGGCGCAGGAGCGGGTGGGCCGCGAAGTGGCGGGCTATATCGCCGCCGTACTGCGCGGTGAGCGCGTTCCCACCGCCGTCAACGCCGCGGATCTGTACCGCTAA
- a CDS encoding glutathione S-transferase C-terminal domain-containing protein → MPSQSDNPEWAGDAHNAADGEYVRDTAYIADRVSPSVRTVTARGDGTFAWPMDAGRYRLIGARACPWAHRSIITRRLVGLESSISLGLASPTHDKRSWDFSLDPGGVDPVLKIPRLQEAYFRRFPDYPRGITVPALVEEESGKVVTNDFPTLVRDFITEWTDFHRAGAPDLYPAQHAAEMEKINDYIYKNVNNGVYRCGFAGTQSDYEDAYHRLWEALDWVEERLGSQRYLVGEHVTETDVRLFVTLIRFDPVYYGHFKASRHKTSEMPNIRGYLQELFQLPGFGDTTDFTEIKQHYYIVHKEVNPTQVVPVGPDMSWLAESHDRDRFGGSPFADGVVLPEYGALPAGEEVKNPEDFQALP, encoded by the coding sequence ATGCCTTCGCAGTCAGACAATCCGGAGTGGGCCGGCGACGCACATAACGCCGCTGACGGCGAGTACGTGCGCGACACCGCCTACATCGCGGACCGCGTTTCCCCTTCCGTACGCACCGTCACCGCGCGTGGCGATGGCACCTTCGCCTGGCCCATGGACGCCGGCCGCTACCGGCTCATCGGTGCGCGGGCCTGCCCGTGGGCGCACCGCAGCATCATCACCCGCCGCCTTGTGGGCCTGGAATCCAGCATCTCGCTCGGGCTGGCCAGCCCCACCCACGACAAACGCTCGTGGGACTTCTCCCTCGATCCGGGCGGCGTCGACCCGGTGCTCAAGATACCGCGCCTCCAGGAAGCCTACTTCCGCCGCTTTCCCGACTACCCGCGCGGCATCACCGTCCCGGCCCTGGTGGAGGAGGAATCCGGGAAGGTAGTCACCAACGACTTTCCCACCCTGGTCCGTGACTTCATCACCGAGTGGACCGACTTTCACCGCGCGGGAGCGCCGGATTTGTACCCGGCACAGCACGCGGCGGAGATGGAGAAGATAAACGACTACATTTACAAAAACGTCAACAATGGCGTCTACCGCTGCGGCTTTGCGGGTACTCAAAGCGACTACGAGGACGCGTACCACCGCTTGTGGGAGGCACTTGACTGGGTGGAAGAGCGCCTGGGATCGCAGCGCTATCTCGTGGGCGAACACGTGACGGAAACGGATGTCCGCCTCTTCGTGACTCTCATCCGCTTCGATCCCGTCTACTACGGGCATTTCAAGGCCTCGCGTCACAAGACGAGTGAGATGCCCAATATCCGCGGCTACCTGCAAGAGCTTTTCCAGCTGCCCGGTTTCGGTGACACGACCGATTTCACCGAAATTAAGCAGCACTATTACATCGTGCACAAAGAAGTAAACCCCACCCAGGTTGTTCCCGTGGGGCCGGACATGTCGTGGCTTGCAGAAAGCCACGATCGCGACCGCTTCGGCGGCTCCCCCTTCGCCGACGGCGTGGTGTTGCCCGAATACGGGGCTCTGCCCGCGGGCGAAGAGGTAAAGAACCCGGAAGACTTCCAGGCTCTTCCCTAG
- the mgrA gene encoding L-glyceraldehyde 3-phosphate reductase — protein MTFYAPAEDRYEKIPYRTVGRSGLKLPAISLGLWHNFGDDKPLATQREILRYAYDSGITHFDLANNYGPEPGAAEKNFGRIFKEDFKPFRDEMIISSKAGWVMNDSPYGFGGSRKYLMSSLDASLERMGLDYVDIFYHHRPDADTPLAETMYALRDIVASGKALYVGISSYGPELTREAVEFMEDEGCPLLIHQPSYSMVNRWVEEPGEDDTSLLEEAADGGLGVIAFSPLAQGMLTDKYLNGIPEDSRAAAGKSLQPDWLNEENVAMIRRLNDIASARGQSLAQMALSWVLRDQGDETVTSALIGASSVDQLQSNIEALDNLDFTDEELTAIDETAHDAGINIWGKATEARRHG, from the coding sequence ATGACTTTCTACGCGCCTGCAGAAGACCGTTACGAAAAGATTCCGTACCGCACCGTCGGCCGCTCGGGCCTGAAACTGCCCGCCATCTCGCTCGGGCTGTGGCACAACTTCGGCGATGACAAGCCGTTGGCCACCCAGCGCGAGATCCTGCGCTACGCCTACGACTCCGGCATCACCCACTTCGACCTGGCCAACAACTACGGCCCAGAGCCGGGAGCGGCGGAGAAGAACTTCGGCCGCATCTTCAAAGAGGACTTCAAGCCCTTCCGCGATGAGATGATCATTTCCTCCAAGGCGGGGTGGGTCATGAACGATTCGCCCTACGGCTTTGGTGGCTCGCGCAAGTACCTGATGAGCTCGCTGGACGCCTCCCTGGAGCGCATGGGTCTGGACTACGTGGATATCTTCTACCACCACCGTCCCGATGCGGACACCCCGCTGGCGGAAACCATGTACGCCCTCCGTGACATCGTCGCCTCCGGTAAGGCGCTGTACGTGGGTATTTCCTCCTACGGCCCGGAGCTCACCCGTGAGGCCGTGGAGTTTATGGAGGATGAAGGCTGCCCGCTGCTCATCCACCAGCCCAGCTACTCGATGGTCAACCGCTGGGTCGAAGAACCGGGCGAGGACGACACCTCGTTGCTGGAGGAGGCCGCCGATGGCGGGCTGGGCGTTATCGCCTTCTCCCCGTTGGCGCAGGGCATGTTGACCGACAAGTACCTCAACGGCATTCCGGAGGATTCCCGCGCCGCGGCCGGAAAATCGCTGCAGCCGGACTGGCTGAACGAGGAGAACGTGGCGATGATCCGCCGCCTCAACGACATCGCCAGTGCCCGCGGTCAGTCGCTGGCGCAGATGGCCCTGTCCTGGGTTCTGCGCGACCAGGGAGACGAGACCGTTACCAGCGCGCTTATCGGCGCGTCTTCCGTGGACCAGTTGCAGTCGAACATCGAGGCGCTGGACAACCTCGACTTCACGGACGAGGAGCTCACCGCCATCGATGAGACCGCCCACGACGCGGGCATCAACATCTGGGGCAAGGCCACCGAGGCCCGCCGCCACGGCTAG
- a CDS encoding PH domain-containing protein: MNSRPQNASRTARPQAKQKAPAHTTAHTEIFRPERTHLLAIGLMFIVTFMIVAWAPTKLFWLLLFPLLGAWWVLRARTTVGERGIAIRYGFRGSRSLSWDDVAGVGFQRARAFVSTRGDDKLTLPGVTFNSLPRLAEASRGRIPDALTAGKEAADEKVVVIHRDGQQVMMSKDEFDAYQNAQAD; this comes from the coding sequence ATGAACTCGCGCCCCCAGAATGCCTCGCGCACAGCACGGCCCCAGGCAAAACAGAAGGCACCGGCACACACCACCGCGCACACCGAGATTTTCCGCCCGGAGCGCACCCACCTGCTCGCGATCGGTCTGATGTTCATCGTCACCTTCATGATCGTGGCGTGGGCGCCGACGAAACTTTTCTGGCTCCTCCTCTTCCCCCTGCTGGGCGCGTGGTGGGTGCTGCGCGCTCGCACCACGGTGGGCGAGCGCGGCATCGCGATCCGCTACGGCTTCCGCGGCTCGCGGTCGCTGTCGTGGGATGACGTGGCCGGCGTCGGTTTCCAGCGCGCCCGCGCGTTTGTGAGCACCCGCGGCGACGACAAGCTCACCCTGCCCGGCGTGACTTTTAACTCGTTGCCGCGGCTGGCGGAGGCGTCCCGCGGACGCATCCCCGATGCTCTCACCGCCGGCAAGGAGGCGGCGGACGAGAAGGTTGTGGTCATTCACCGCGATGGACAGCAGGTGATGATGAGCAAGGACGAGTTCGACGCCTACCAGAACGCGCAAGCTGACTAG
- the ilvC gene encoding ketol-acid reductoisomerase has protein sequence MGLKTYFEDDADLSLIQNRRVAVIGYDAQAEAHAHNLRESGVEVVVGLPSEAARNERERAEEDGFPVLDFAEAADWAHFVMVVEPEYEIADAFAKEIAPHLEAGDALFFAHGEGVHFEMITPPKEVTVGVVAFQGSGKRVRRQFEDGKGVPSFIAVAQDPDGTGEELALSYATALGGARAGVMVTSVAAIAVSEAFGQQAITTGGVEALATTAFDTLVGAGYSPELAYFNCVHALSAVADQITTGGFTALHEAASSAAEAGGYLAGGRVMGEDARERLAAVLGEIEDGTFIRRRGEFAADSGKLGKERAERAEHPVEKAGAEMRALMSWVPQRRN, from the coding sequence ATGGGCCTGAAGACGTACTTCGAAGACGACGCTGACCTCTCCCTTATCCAAAACCGCCGGGTGGCGGTCATAGGCTACGACGCGCAGGCCGAGGCCCACGCGCACAACCTGCGCGAATCGGGCGTGGAAGTCGTGGTTGGCCTGCCTTCCGAGGCGGCGCGCAACGAGCGGGAGCGGGCGGAAGAAGATGGATTCCCGGTCCTTGATTTCGCCGAGGCCGCCGACTGGGCCCACTTTGTCATGGTGGTGGAGCCGGAGTACGAGATCGCGGACGCGTTCGCCAAGGAGATCGCGCCCCACCTCGAGGCCGGCGATGCCCTGTTCTTCGCCCACGGCGAGGGCGTGCACTTCGAGATGATCACCCCGCCCAAGGAGGTGACCGTGGGGGTCGTCGCGTTCCAGGGATCAGGAAAGCGGGTGCGCCGCCAGTTCGAGGACGGCAAGGGCGTTCCCTCTTTCATCGCCGTCGCCCAAGACCCAGACGGCACCGGCGAGGAGCTCGCGCTGTCTTACGCAACGGCGCTCGGCGGCGCGCGAGCCGGAGTCATGGTCACCTCGGTGGCGGCCATTGCGGTCTCCGAGGCCTTCGGCCAGCAGGCCATCACCACTGGCGGGGTGGAAGCGCTGGCGACCACCGCCTTCGACACCTTGGTCGGTGCCGGCTACTCGCCGGAGCTCGCATACTTCAACTGCGTGCACGCGCTGTCCGCTGTGGCGGACCAGATCACCACCGGCGGGTTTACCGCTCTGCACGAGGCTGCGTCCAGTGCGGCAGAAGCCGGCGGCTACCTCGCCGGCGGCCGGGTCATGGGCGAGGACGCGCGCGAGCGGCTCGCGGCGGTGCTCGGCGAAATCGAAGACGGCACGTTTATCCGCCGCCGCGGTGAGTTTGCAGCCGATTCCGGCAAGCTGGGCAAGGAGCGGGCGGAGCGCGCCGAGCACCCCGTGGAAAAGGCCGGAGCCGAGATGCGCGCGCTCATGAGCTGGGTGCCGCAGCGGCGGAACTAA